The nucleotide window GAAGAACATGGACGAGCAAGTGACCATGATCCTGTAATGGTACAGATTCATTTGAATAATGGGCAAAGTCAATGTCCCGATAAAATTGGGAAGGGACCAGAAAAGAAGAATCAAGATAATGGAAAGCATTTAGGGCACGATAAAAAAGGTAAAGCATGTGGTTATGACAAGGCTGGCTGAATCGAAAGGAGGGATTGGGAATTTCCAATCTCTTCTTTTTTGTTTTCAAAAAGAATAAAAATACTTATAATAGAGAAAAGAATGAATGTTCATTCATTTTACGGGAGGGTTCAACATGAAAAAGATGGACTACATTAATGAGATTGTAAGCTGGGAAGAGGAGTTTGAATTCTTTTATCAGATAAAGGTACGGTTTTCGGAGACAGATATGTTCGGGCACTTAAATAACACCGTTCCGTTTACATATTTCGAACAGGCGAGGATTGAATATTTCAAGAGCAAGGGGTTCATGCAGGACTGGGTCAAACCAGAGAATGAGATGATTCCGGTCGTTGCCGATCTGCACTGTGATTATTTAAGTCAGATCTTTTTTGATGAGGATCTGAAAATTTATGTCAAAGCCAATTCAATCGGAAATTCCTCGGTTGATCTGCACTATATGGTAAAAAAAGCAGACGGATCAATTTGCCTGACTGGAAGGGGAACAATCGTTCAAATTTCCAAGAAAACTGGCAAGGGAGTATCCTGGACAGAGGATATGAGGCACTTGTTTTTAGAAGGCAAGAAATCCATTGTTAAATAAGTTTTGTTTTTGTAATAAAAATTGTCATGAAGTCCCATAAATATTGTCACTACAATTCTTTCCTTCACATATGATATTTTGACTAAATTTATACCCACCCCGCAGTTCACAGCTGGCGAAGGCAAGGAGGGTTACAATACTTGAAGGAAAATGAATATACTCACAAGCCATTACTCACTAAACGCGAAAGAGAAGTTTTCGAACTGTTAGTACAAGACAAAACAACAAAAGAGATCGCTAGTGAATTATTTATCAGCGAAAAAACGGTTCGGAACCATATTTCAAACGCCATGCAAAAGCTTGGTGTAAAGGGGCGTTCCCAAGCTGTTGTAGAGCTCCTGCGTATGGGAGAGCTAGAACTTTAATCATGACCGGCCGACCCGTATGGGGGGGGCCGGTTAAGATGTTTAAAGGGGTAAAAACAGGCTGGAAACTTAATTCTATCTTGAAATTTGCTCGAAAAAAGTAGAAAATAAGGGCAATAGCTAAAATCTTCTCAGCTTGGAAACAAGTTTTATGATAAAGGAAAAAGAATTCTTAGGAGTTGTTACGGATGAAACTTGAAGGGGTAGAAAAGAATCAGGGGCTGGAGACAGTAGCTGATATCGAAAAGGATTTACGATACATATCAGGCATCATTAAGCAGAAGGGACGCGAACTTCTCAGCAATTATACGATCACTCCTCCCCAGTTCATTGCCTTGCAATGGTTATTTGAGGACGGGGATATGACGATCGGTGAATTGTCGAATAAAATGTTCCTGGTCTGCAGTACGACCACTGATCTTGTTGACAGGATGGAGAAAAATGAACTTGTAGTAAGGGTAAAGGATCCAAATGACAGGCGTGTTGTTCGCATACATCTGCTGGACGAAGGTGAAAGGATCATCGATGAAGTGATCAAGAAACGCCAATTGTACCTTCAAGAAGTACTAAAGGATTTTTCAGGTGAGGAAATAGTATCCCTTAAAGAGGGCTTAGCGAAACTACATCAAGAAATGCGTGGAGAATGAGGCGAGTTTTTTGAATCGACCAATCGGAATCATTGATTCAGGAGTAGGCGGGTTGACCGTTGCCAAGGAAGTCATGAGACAGCTTCCATACGAACAGATTATCTATGTCGGTGATACGGCTCGTTGTCCATACGGGCCTCGTCCTGTTGAAGAAGTTAAGAGATTCACCTGGCAAATGACCCGATTCCTGCTTGAAAAGAATATTAAAATGCTTGTTATTGCGTGTAATACTGCGACCGCGGTGGTTCTGGACGAGATACGGAATGAACTCTCAATTCCTGTGTTAGGTGTCATCCAGCCTGGTGCGAGGACAGCAATCAAAGTAACGGACAATTATAAAATTGGCATTATCGGAACTGAAGGCACTGTAAAAAGCCGAGCCTACGAGCATGCGCTGAAATCCATCAACCGGAGGACTGCCATTGAAGCACTCGCTTGCCCCAAATTCGTGCCGCTTGTAGAAAGCGGGGAATACGATGGACGGGTCGCAAAAAAAGTGGTCACCGAAACCCTGCAGCCATTACTGGGGCAAGGACTCGATACGTTGATCCTTGGCTGCACCCACTATCCTTTGCTCGAGCCGCTCATTAAGGAAGTCATGGGTCCTGAGGTCAAGGTAATCAGTTCAGGCGAGGAAACAGCCCGTGAGGTAAGCACGATCCTCGGCCATAACGACATGTTTGCTGACAGGGAAGAGCTTCCGGAGCATTGCTATTACATGACAGGTTCCAGAACGATTTTTTCCGCGATAGCATCTCAGTGGCTGGAAAGGCCGATAGAAAACATTGAAAAAATTAAATTAGGTTAAATCTGGCTTCCGGAGACGGAGGTCTTTTTTGATTGTTTTCGATTCTGTATTTAACAAAAATCTTCTCAAAGGCGGTCTAAAATGTCCAAAGGCTCGTATACATATTAGTACAAACTGTCTTTGGAGGGATTTATATGTCAAAAAATAAGAAGGCTTTGGTCGTTACAGCTGCTACATTGGCAACTACGGTATTCCTGTCTGGCTGTGGACTGTTCGGAGGCGAGGAAAAGAAGAAGATTGATCCTCCCCAGGATGTTACTTTAATGGAAGATGGGGAGGCGCTTGATGAAAATGTTTCTACAGAAATAAATGAGGATGGAAAAGAAGCAGGTGAGACGTCCATCCAGACAGAACTTTATTTGATCGATAAAAATGGGTATGTCGTCTCGCAGACGATGGGTCTTCCGAAAAAAGAGGGAGTAGCGCAGCAGGCGCTGGAACACCTGGTTGCGAATGGGCCTGTTGAGCAAATGCTTCCAAATGGCTTCAGGGCCGTCCTTCCAGCTGACACCCAAATGACAGTGAACATTAAGGACGGAACAGCAACAGTAGACTTTTCAAAGGAGTTTGCAAGCTATAAAAAAGAGGATGAGAAAAAGATTCTTCAGGCTGTGACATGGACGCTTACACAATTTGATACAGTTGATGAAGTGAAGCTTCAAATGAATGGCACTCCACTTGAGGCGATGCCTGTAGGCGGTACTCCTATTGGGGAAGAGTTAAGCCGTGCGGATGGCATCAACAACGATAACTCCGATGTGGTGGATATTACGAATACTAAAGCGGTTACTGTTTACTATATTGGCGGTGAGGAAGGGGCATATTATTATGTTCCTGTAACAAAACGCGTCAGCAGTGATGTGAAGGATAACATTACCGCAATTGTGAACGAGCTTGTTGATGGTCCTGCTTATGCTTCGAATCTCTTGTCGGACTTCCAGTCGGGTGTAAAGCTGCTCGATACTCCTAAGGTTGAGGATGGAAAGATTACATTGAACTTCAATGAATCCATCTACGTAAGCCTGGAAGAAAAAATGGTTTCTGAACACCTGTTAAATTCACTTGTACTGTCACTGACAGAACAGGCGGGAGTGGAGAGCGTAGCCCTTACGGTTAACGGTAAGGCGGATGTGCTGACAGAAAAGGGAGAAAAACTGGCTGAACCGGTTACAAGACCTGAAAAAGTAAACACAGGTAGTTTTTAATAGCCAGATTTTGATATACTAATTAAAGACATCCAAAGAGGCAGGCCTATTTCCTGCCTCTTATTTATGGTTAAAGTTATTGAGTTGTGGATTACTCAATGAAGTTTTCTTAATCCAGCTCCAGCGCCTAGCCCCTCGAGTCGCTTCGGTCCGCCCAATGAAGTCAAAAACGACTTCACTGGTCGGCCCTCCAGCGCTTGTCGGGGCTGAACGAGGCGCTTGCGCTTTTTGTTCCAGGCAGGCAGACTGCCTTTTAACATGCTAAGGAGGACAATAATAATGCGATTTGATGGGCGTGAACCATTGCAATTAAGACCAATACATATTGAAACGGATTATCTGAAACATCCAGAAGGATCAGTACTGATTTCGGTGGGAGATACGAAAGTGATCTGTACAGCGAGCATTGAGGACCGTGTTCCGCATTTCATGCGCGGCGAGGGTAAAGGATGGATCACCGCAGAATACTCGATGCTGCCCCGTGCTACAGAACAGAGGAATATTCGTGAGGCGGCAAAAGGGAAGATTTCCGGAAGGACGATGGAAATCCAGCGATTGATTGGAAGGGCGTTGCGCGCCGTCGTAAATCTCGAGGCAATCGGAGAGCGTACTGTTTGGATCGATTGCGATGTCATCCAGGCAGATGGCGGCACCAGAACTGCTTCTATCACCGGAGCTTTTGTTGCGATGGCTATGGCTCTTGAGAAGCTGAGCAAGCAAAAGAAGCTTTCTGCTTTTCCTGTGACAGACTTTCTTGCTGCGACAAGTGTCGGGATCTTGAAGAATGGCGAGGCTGTTGTTGACTTGAATTATGTTGAGGATTCTGCTGCAAATGTCGACATGAATGTAGTCATGACAGGCAATGGGGAATTTGTTGAACTGCAGGGCACTGGAGAAGAAGCTACTTTTTCATACAGCCAGCTGCAGGAGCTTTTAAAAGCGGCTCAAGATGGAATAACAGAACTGTTCGAAAAACAGAAGGAAGCCCTGGGAGAGGAATTGACTGCCAAAATTGAGGGCGGAAAACAGAGATAGGGGAGTTCGAAATGGATTCAGTCATTATTGCGACAAAAAACAAAGGAAAAGCAAAAGAGTTCGAAAAGCTTTTTCTACCAAAAGGGTTGTCGGTAAAAACATTGCTTGATTTCCCGGAAATTGAAGATGTAGAGGAAACTGGTACTACGTTTGAAGAGAACGCCATCTTAAAAGCTGAGGCTATCGCTAATATTCTTGGAGTAAGAGTAATTGCGGATGATTCAGGACTTGAAATTGACGCGTTGGAAGGCAGACCAGGTGTTTATTCGGCACGTTACGCAGGTGCTGAAAAAAATGATGAAAATAACATCGACAAAGTTCTTGAAGAACTTGAGGCTGTACCGGAAAGCGAGCGCACCGCAAGATTCTGCTGCGCACTAGCGATGGCAGAGCCTGGTAAGGAAACATTGACTGTATTTGGGACGTGTGAAGGAAGAATCCTCGAGGAGAGACACGGTACCAATGGTTTTGGCTATGATCCGATTTTCTTCGTAGAAACAAAGGCGAAATCGATGGCGGAATTGGCATCAGACGAAAAAAACAAGATCAGCCATAGAGCTAATGCCATCAGAAAGCTGGATGAGCTCCTTAACGAGCGTGAGGAACGCCATGAATAGGGTGCTGATTGTCAGTGACAGCCACGGGTCGACTGAGGTGCTTGAGGGAATTGAGAGGCTGCATGGCAATGATGTGGACTTGATGATTCACTGCGGAGACTCCGAGCTTTCTGAAAGCGACGCAGCAATTTTGAATTTCAGTTCGGTCAAAGGAAATTGCGACTTTAATGGAAACTTTCCTGATGACGAAACACATGTCGTAAATGGCGTAAAAATCTTTGTGACGCATGGGCATCTCTACTCAGTAAAATCTACCCTCGTAAATTTATACTATAAGGCAAAAGAACTGCAGGCTGATATCGTCTGCTTTGGACATTCTCATGTGCTGGGAGCAGAAATGGTGGATGATGTACTATTCATCAATCCAGGAAGTATCAGACTTCCACGAGGCAGGACTGAAAAGAGTTATGCCATACTCGAGCTGGTAAATGGAAAAGCGGTAGTGAGGATTTATGACTTTGGAAACGGTGAGTTGACTGACTTGAAGCAGGAGTTTTCACTTCACAAAACGAGTTGAAACTACTATAATAATTTTCTGAGGGGAATCAGCAGGTTTCCCTCAGAAAAAAGTTGAGATTTATTATTGACTTTTAGCTGTTTGCCTAATATAATAAATCTTGTCTTTAAAAAACAACCATGTCCCAGTAGCTCAGCCGGATAGAGCATACGCCTTCTAAGCGTACGGTCGGGAGTTCGAATCTCTCCTGGGACGCCATTTAAACTACATACTTTAACTCACCTTTCTTGAAAGGTGAGTTTTTTTATTTGCTCTATTTTCCGCTCGTGAAAATGAAGGTAAATCTGAGGGATCAAATAAAAAAAATATTTTTTTAAAATGTGAATATATCAACAATGTAAGCGGATACAAATTAACTAACTAATCTAAATTATCTAATAATTTAGAAAAAGGGTGTTGACGAGTGTTGAAATTGGGCGTAAGATAATCCTCAAATAAAAAAACAAGTTAAATGAATCGAAAGTGAATCTGGGGTTTATATTAGTTTCTTAAAAATGTGGAACTGTATTTTTTTAACCTGTGAGTTTAATAATTTAAAGCGTCTATTCATTAAAGGAGTGTTTATTGTGCCCGATCAATGGATCTACTTAAATGGTGAATTTGTCACCAAGGAAAATGCTAAGGTTTCGGTATATGATCATGGATTTCTATACGGAGACGGTATTTTTGAAGGGATACGGGTATACAGCGGCAATATTTTCAGGATGGAAGAACATATGGACCGGCTTTACCGGTCAGCCAAGTCCATCATGCTGAACATGCCGCACTCCAAGGAGGAGTTCACCGGACTGGTTGTTGAGACGGTGGAACGGAATCAATTGAGGGATGCTTATATCCGTATTGTCGTCTCCAGGGGTGTCGGGGACCTAGGGCTTGATCCTTTTAAATGCCCGAACGCGAATGTGGTCATCATCGTAGAGCCACTGGCTATTTTCCCGAAGGAGCTGTATGACCTGGGTTTGGAAATAGTAACAGTCGCGACCAGAAGAAATCGTCCAGACGTATTGAGCCCGAAAGTGAAATCACTGAACTATTTAAATAACGTTCTTGTAAAAATTGAAGCTCATCTGGCAAATGTAAGTGAAGCATTAATGCTTAACGATCAGGGATATGTTGCAGAAGGCTCCGCAGATAATATTTTTATCGTGAGAGGCAATACGTTCCTCACACCGCCAGGATATGTAGGGGCTTTAGAAGGAATCACCAGAAATGCGGTTATCGATATCGCGAAAAATCTGGGGTACGAGGTGAAGGAGGAACCATTTACCCGCCATGATGTATACACGGCCGACGAAGTATTCCTTACAGGGACGGCAGCAGAAGTGATCGCCGTCATCAAAGTGGATGGAAGAACCATCGGTGATGGAGTACCAGGAGAGCATACACAGAATATCCTGCGTGAGTTCAGGGCGAAAGTAGTGACAGACGGAGTTCAGGTTTATTCGGAAAAAGCGCATCAGGTCAGTTGATTATTCTATACGATAACGACTAATTGAATAAGGATAAAGCGAGGACAGGGACAAGTAATTTATTGCGATCAGCATGCACAGAGAGCCGGGGTTGCTGGAAGCCGGTGATGCCGCAATAAATGAACTCACCCTGGAGCACCAGTTTGAAAGGGATTCTAGTAAAACTGGTCGAGTGCATGGCACTTGTTATCAAAACCGGCAGCTTCAGCTGTCACGAGTGCACGCTTCATGCGTGAATAAGGGTGGTACCGTGGAAAAGGAGATAAAGCCTATTCCATCCCTTTGCCTGGGCAACCTTAGGCATATGGAGATGGATGGGCTTTTTTATTTTGAAAAAATACATTGAGTTGACATTGGGAGGTTCGATAATGGAAGCTGCCTTGAAGGAAACAAAGGCTAAAACGAGTGAAGTAAGCGGAGCGGATTTACTGCTTAAGGCGCTGGAAAAGGAAAACGTCGAAGTCATTTTTGGCTACCCGGGAGGAGCTGTCCTTCCGATTTACGACAAACTCTATGACTCTAACATTCTTCATGTGCTGCCAAGGCATGAACAAGGAGGAATCCATGCAGCTGAAGGATATGCGAGAATCAGCGGGAAACCGGGCGTGGTAATTGCTACATCTGGACCGGGAGCGACCAATATCATCACCGGCATTGCGGATGCGATGATGGACTCCTTGCCGCTGGTCGTTTTCACAGGCCAGGTTGCGACAGGGGTGATCGGTACAGATGCGTTCCAGGAAGCCGACATTCTAGGCATCACCACTCCTATTACGAAATACAACTATCAGATCAGGGATATCAAAGACATCCCGCGAATTATCAAGGAAGCATTTTATATTGCGACAAGCGGAAGGCCTGGCCCAGTCGTCATCGATTTCCCAAAAGACCTTGCGGCGGGTCTATCGGCAGAACCTGCAGAAGAAGAAATCCACCTTCCTGGTTACCAGCCGACTACAGAGCCGAATTTCCTTCAGGTAAGAAAATTGTCCGAAGCAGTGAGCAGGGCGAAAAGGCCGGTCGTTCTCGCAGGGGCAGGTGTCCTTCACGCGAAGGCGTCGAGCCTGTTAAAAGAATATGCAGAGCAGCAAAACCTTCATGTTGTCCATACATTATTGGGGTTGGGAGGCTTTCCGGCTAACCATGAAATGTTCCTTGGAATGGCCGGGATGCATGGCTGCTATGCAGCGAACATGGCGCTTTATCATTGTGACCTGCTGATCAATATCGGAGCACGATTTGATGACCGGCTGACCGGAAACTTGAAACATTTCGCTCCCAATGCAACTGTTGCCCATATCGATATCGATCCGGCAGAAATCGGAAAAAATGTGCCAACGCAAATTCCGGTTGTCGGCGATGCAGGAGAGGCTTTAAGACAGTTGTTAAAGCTTGCAGGCAGTACGCCTCTCCAGGAAGAATGGGTGGAAACGCTTAAAGGCTGGAAAAAAGATTTTCCTTATCATTATGAAAACAGCGAAGTGTTAAAACCCCAAAAGGTGATGGAACTTCTATATGAAAAAACAGCAGGGGAAGCGATTGTCGTGACCGATGTCGGTCAGCATCAAATGTGGGCAGCACAGTATTATCAGTTTCAGAAAGCGGATCAGTGGGTGACCTCGGGAGGACTCGGGACAATGGGATTCGGACTTCCTGCAAGCATTGGAGCACAGCTGGCAGATCCGACTGCATGCGTTGTCGCCGTTCTAGGTGATGGAGGCTTCCAGATGTCAACTCAGGAGCTGGCGGTCATCGCTGAATTTCAGCTGCCGATCAAAATAGCGATTTTCAATAACAAAGCGCTTGGAATGGTCAGACAATGGCAGGAGATTTTTTACAAAGAAAGATATTCCCACAGTAAAAATCCGGTTCAGCCATCTTTTGTAAAACTGGCCGAGGCCTATGGTATCAGAGGATTTGAAATCAACTCCGAAGCAGAAGCGCATTCAATCCTGAATGAGGTCCTGCATGACAAGGAGCCGGTGCTGCTTGATTTCAGGGTTGATGAGGCAGAAAATGTCTACCCGATGATCGCGCCTGGGAAAGGAATCCACGAAATGGTGGGAGTGAAGAAATGAAGAGAATTATAACGATGACGGTCTTGAACCGGCCGGGAGTACTTAACAGGATCACGAATCTATTTACAAAGAGAAATTACAATATCGAAAGCATCTCGGTAGGCCTTACCGAGCAAGAGGGGAGTTTCGCGGATTACCTGTGTTGTCCATGTAGCGAATGATGGGATGGTCGAACAAATCACCAAACAGCTCAATAAACAGATTGATGTCCTCAAGGTAGCGGATATCAGTGACCAGGCAATTGTCGCACGAGAGCTTATTCTCATGAAGGTACCTGTCCTTCCCCACAATCGGGCAGAGATTTATTCAATCATTGAGCCATTCCGGGCATCGGTGATTGATGTCAGCAGGGATAGCATCATCATTCAATTGACAGGCGAAACGGAAAAAATTGAGGCGTTTATCGAGTTAATTAAACCATATGGTATCAGAGAATTGGCTCGTACCGGAACGACAGCCTTCCCAAGGGGAAACCAGCGAACCGGCCAGCAAAAACCGATGTCATTTGTATAAAAAAAACTAAATTCACATTCAGAAAGGGAGAGAGACTATGGCGAAAATGTACTATAACGGAGATGCGAATGAGGCTTATTTTAACGGAAAGAGAGTGGCAGTTGTGGGGTACGGTTCACAGGGCCATGCACATGCGCAGAATCTCAGAGACAGTGGGGTTGAGGTTGTCGTTGGTTTAAGGCAAGGAAAGTCATGGGAGAAAGCGGAGCAGGATGGCTTTGAGGTTAAAACAGTTGCGGAAGCTGTGGCGTCATCCGAAGTAGTCATGATTCTTCTGCCTGATGAGAGACAGACTGCTGTGTACAAAAATGAGATCGAACCTCAGCTGACAGGCCAGGCGCTCATGTTCGCACACGGCTTTAATGTTCACTTTAACCAGATTGTCCCTCCGGAAAACTGTGATGTTTTGCTTGTCGCACCAAAGGGGCCGGGTCATTTGGTAAGAAGGACATATGAAGAGGGAGCAGGTGTCCCGGCGCTATTTGCCATCCATCAGGATGTATCGGGGAATGCAAGGGACCTTGCACTTGCTTACGCAAAAGCAATCGGTGCCTTGAGAGCGGGAGCACTTGAAACAACGTTTAAAGAAGAAACTGAAACGGATCTATTCGGAGAACAGGCAGTTTTATGCGGAGGCCTTACCTCGCTTGTGAAAGCTGGTTTCGAAACGCTTGTAGAGGCTGGCTACCAGCCGGAGCTGGCATATTTTGAAACGATGCATGAGCTGAAGCTGATCGTCGACCTGATGTATGAAGGCGGACTCGAAGGTATGCGCTACTCAATTTCTGATACTGCTCAATGGGGCGACTTTGTCAGCGGGCCAAGAGTCGTAAATGACCAGGTGAAAGCGGAAATGAAAAAAGTGTTGACCGACATTCAGGAAGGCACTTTCGCAAAAGGCTGGATTGCGGAAAATGAAAACAACAGACCGGTATTTAATAGCATCAACGACAAGGAAAACACCCACCAGATTGAAGAGGTTGGAAGAGAATTAAGAAAGATGATGCCGTTTGTCAACAAACAAAAGCAGAGAGAAGTGGCTGCCAGTGCAAAGAATTAAAATATTTGATACGACTTTGAGGGATGGGGAACAGTCAGCCGGGGTCAATCTTAATTTTTCCGAAAAGCTGGAGATTGCCAGGCAATTAGAGAGGCTGAGCGTTGACATAATTGAGGCTGGGTTCCCAGCCGCATCTAAAGGGGACTTTGCTTCAGTAGCCGAAATTGCACGACAGATCAAAGGTTGTTCGGTTACCGGACTGGCGAGATCGGTTGTAACAGATATCGATACTGCATGGGAGGCATTGAAGCATGGTGCAGAGCCAAGGCTTCACCTGTTCATCGCCACCTCGCCCATCCACAGGGTACACAAGCTGAGGCAGACAAAAGCGGAGGTCATCGAAACGGCGGTAAGTACCGTGAAATATGCGGCTGCCAAGTTTCCGGTGATTCAGTGGTCTGCAGAGGATGCATGCCGCACCGAGCTTGACTTCCTTGCTGAAATCGTAGAAGAGGTGATCAAAGCCGGGGCAAAGGTCATCAATATTCCTGACACTGTCGGTTATATATCTCCACAGGAATATGGCCAGATATTCACTTACTTGCGAGAGAATGTTCCTTCTATTAGTAAGGTTGAATTATCAGCACATTGTCATGATGACCTTGGAATGTCAATCGCCAATTCACTTGCTGCTGTATCTGCAGGAGCCACACAGGTTGAAGGCACCATCAATGGGATAGGTGAGAGGGCAGGAAACGCTGCGCTGGAGGAATTTGCTGTGGCGCTTCATATCCGCAAAGATTTTTACCAGGCGGAAACGGGATTGAACCTTAAGGAAATTAGCAGAACGAGCAGCCTTGTCAGCAAGCTGACTGGAATGGCGGTTCCGACCAATAAAGCTGTGGTTGGAAGGAATGCCTTTGCCCATGAGTCAGGAATCCATCAGGATGGGGTTTTGAAAGAGAAAACAACTTATGAAATTATTTCCCCGGAACTTGTTGGACTGCAAAATAATTCAATGGTTCTGGGGAAACATTCTGGACGCCATGCATTCCGGAACAGGTTGACTGAGATCGGGCTGACGGTACCAGAGCAGGATATCAATCAATTATTCTCTGTATTTAAAGAATTGGCAGACAGGAAAAAAGAAATGACCGATGACGACCTTGTGGCGATCATCCTTGAAGAGAAGCTGTCAAAAGAACAACAATATTACCGTCTTGATTCCATTCAGGTCCAATATGGGACCAACCAGGTTCCTACAGCCACAGTTACACTGTATGGCTGTGAAAATGAAAAGATTCAGGAAGCGTCAACAGGGTCTGGAAGTATTGAGGCTTTATACAATACGCTTGAAAATTGCCTGAAAGAAAAAGCTTGTTTGCTTGATTACCGGATTCAGTCTGTTGGAGCCGGCAGGGATGCCCTGGCCCAGGTATATGTAAAGCTGAATTTCGGCGGTGTCGAGACGAGTGGGAGAGGCCTTGCACAGGATGTCCTTGAGGCTTCAGCAAAAGCCTATTTGAATGCAGTCAATAGAGTTCTATATATGGAAGAAACGAAGAAAATCGCGGTCAGCGGTTAAAAAAATTGAAGAAATCGGAGGCGAATGTAATGGAAAAAAGGATCGCAATCCTGCCAGGAGATGGCGTAGGCAAGGAAGTAAGCAGGGGGGGCGGTTACCATCCTCCAGGCAGTAGCTGAGCTTTTTAACCATAAGTTCAATTTTACTTATGGGGAAATCGGCGGGGCAGCCATCGATGAATTTGGAACCCCGCTTCCGGAGCACATACTCGATCTCTGCAAGGCTAGTGATGCTGTGCTATTAGGAGCAGTAGGCGGCCCTAAGTGGGATATGTTGCCTGGACATATTCGCCCCGAAAAAGGTTTGTTGAAAATCCGGAAAGAGCTCGGATTATATGCAAATGTCCGGCCGGTTCAATATTACTCCAGTATTTCCGGCATCTCACCGCTTCGCAAGGAAGTCGTTGAAGGAGTTGACATGGTAGTAGTCAGGGAATTGACAGGCGGGCTTTACTTTGGGAAACCGAGTGAAAGAAGTGTACAGAAGGGCGAAGCTTCTGTAGTAGATACTTTGTTTTACCAGAAAAACGAGATTGAGAGAGTCATCCGCTATGCATTTGAATTGGCTGCCATGAGAAAAGGCAAGGTCACTTCTGTGGATAAGGCAAATGTTCTGGAATCGA belongs to Mesobacillus subterraneus and includes:
- the ilvB gene encoding acetolactate synthase large subunit encodes the protein MEAALKETKAKTSEVSGADLLLKALEKENVEVIFGYPGGAVLPIYDKLYDSNILHVLPRHEQGGIHAAEGYARISGKPGVVIATSGPGATNIITGIADAMMDSLPLVVFTGQVATGVIGTDAFQEADILGITTPITKYNYQIRDIKDIPRIIKEAFYIATSGRPGPVVIDFPKDLAAGLSAEPAEEEIHLPGYQPTTEPNFLQVRKLSEAVSRAKRPVVLAGAGVLHAKASSLLKEYAEQQNLHVVHTLLGLGGFPANHEMFLGMAGMHGCYAANMALYHCDLLINIGARFDDRLTGNLKHFAPNATVAHIDIDPAEIGKNVPTQIPVVGDAGEALRQLLKLAGSTPLQEEWVETLKGWKKDFPYHYENSEVLKPQKVMELLYEKTAGEAIVVTDVGQHQMWAAQYYQFQKADQWVTSGGLGTMGFGLPASIGAQLADPTACVVAVLGDGGFQMSTQELAVIAEFQLPIKIAIFNNKALGMVRQWQEIFYKERYSHSKNPVQPSFVKLAEAYGIRGFEINSEAEAHSILNEVLHDKEPVLLDFRVDEAENVYPMIAPGKGIHEMVGVKK
- the ilvC gene encoding ketol-acid reductoisomerase; its protein translation is MAKMYYNGDANEAYFNGKRVAVVGYGSQGHAHAQNLRDSGVEVVVGLRQGKSWEKAEQDGFEVKTVAEAVASSEVVMILLPDERQTAVYKNEIEPQLTGQALMFAHGFNVHFNQIVPPENCDVLLVAPKGPGHLVRRTYEEGAGVPALFAIHQDVSGNARDLALAYAKAIGALRAGALETTFKEETETDLFGEQAVLCGGLTSLVKAGFETLVEAGYQPELAYFETMHELKLIVDLMYEGGLEGMRYSISDTAQWGDFVSGPRVVNDQVKAEMKKVLTDIQEGTFAKGWIAENENNRPVFNSINDKENTHQIEEVGRELRKMMPFVNKQKQREVAASAKN
- a CDS encoding 2-isopropylmalate synthase encodes the protein MQRIKIFDTTLRDGEQSAGVNLNFSEKLEIARQLERLSVDIIEAGFPAASKGDFASVAEIARQIKGCSVTGLARSVVTDIDTAWEALKHGAEPRLHLFIATSPIHRVHKLRQTKAEVIETAVSTVKYAAAKFPVIQWSAEDACRTELDFLAEIVEEVIKAGAKVINIPDTVGYISPQEYGQIFTYLRENVPSISKVELSAHCHDDLGMSIANSLAAVSAGATQVEGTINGIGERAGNAALEEFAVALHIRKDFYQAETGLNLKEISRTSSLVSKLTGMAVPTNKAVVGRNAFAHESGIHQDGVLKEKTTYEIISPELVGLQNNSMVLGKHSGRHAFRNRLTEIGLTVPEQDINQLFSVFKELADRKKEMTDDDLVAIILEEKLSKEQQYYRLDSIQVQYGTNQVPTATVTLYGCENEKIQEASTGSGSIEALYNTLENCLKEKACLLDYRIQSVGAGRDALAQVYVKLNFGGVETSGRGLAQDVLEASAKAYLNAVNRVLYMEETKKIAVSG